The Paeniglutamicibacter cryotolerans genome window below encodes:
- a CDS encoding GNAT family N-acetyltransferase, whose product MQIREATLDDLRHVNSICDASDRARWTAEMIAPINDRVVLVAAIQGEIVGVAKTHFHGEPDGKAAAGHYLGGVFVTPDFRRRGIGSTLTRARVDWIWSQSSSAYYFANEHNTASIRMHETLGSRPVGRFSEIHGVTADDGRSELVLFEASR is encoded by the coding sequence ATGCAGATCCGCGAAGCGACCCTGGATGACCTGAGACATGTGAACTCGATCTGTGATGCCAGCGATCGCGCACGCTGGACAGCAGAAATGATCGCGCCGATAAACGACCGGGTCGTATTGGTAGCGGCCATACAGGGTGAGATCGTCGGCGTAGCCAAGACGCACTTCCACGGCGAACCCGATGGCAAAGCCGCTGCAGGCCACTATCTAGGGGGCGTCTTCGTCACTCCGGATTTCCGACGGCGGGGAATCGGTTCTACTCTCACCCGGGCGCGGGTTGACTGGATCTGGTCTCAGTCTTCGAGCGCTTACTACTTCGCGAACGAACACAACACGGCATCCATCAGAATGCACGAGACTCTGGGTTCCCGGCCCGTCGGCCGATTCTCGGAGATTCACGGAGTGACAGCCGACGACGGGCGATCAGAATTGGTCCTCTTCGAAGCGTCCCGATAA
- a CDS encoding Tn3 family transposase has product MEFLTDEQAEAYGRFAEEPTRPELERFFFLDDEDRSLIAKRRGDHNRLGFALQMCTVRYIGLFLEDPSAVPWPVVEHLAEQLEIEDPSCLKEYTERPKTAYEHAWEIRDAYGYHQYEDPAHGRMFRAFLHGRAWTHAEGPVALFNHAAGWLRRHRVLLPGVYVLARQVSEVRTIAEKRLHATIAKAALRADPALPGDLVATLKTPEGTRYSELERMRRPPTRTTGTAMKGALQRVEDIAAFGLGRLKLEQIPPNRLSVLARYGLGTKAPKLERTAEPKRTAILTAVMRHLEANAIDDALDLFEILMATRLISTAKRSTDKQRLSTLPQLEKASRIVARAAKVFIEKLESIEEAGGDVDVAALWQALEEVAPRSVMSGAAATVVTLVPQDGDSAQSALRGALALRYNTVKPFLSLLGETSALEAATGGVRILAGVKKLPALSRRKVGEKPLLSREIDDTLVPPHWRKAVYANAELPEGMVDRDAYVVCVLEQLFRALKRRDIFASPSHRWSDPRARLLMGTGWEAVREDILAGLSLEEDAEQHLRELVEVLDATWRQMAERLEAAGDDAKISIEVQPSGRAKLNVEKLHALGEPKSLAWLRGWVEKMLPNIDLPDLLFEVNAWTGFLDAFVHLGDGKTRMNDLSTSIVALLVSEACNIGMTPVINPGQEALTRSRLVHVDQYYLRTTTIAAANAALIEAQARVPIVQFWGQGLLASVDGLRFVVPVRTINAAPSPKYFAKKKGITWLNAINDQVAGIGQMVVPGTPRDSLFILDALLNLDGGVKPEMVATDNASYSDMVFGLFKMLGYRFSPRFRDLEDQRFWKAQMPGAEPAESYGPLEGLTRNNKVNVKKVLTAWPDMLRVAGSLVTNQVRAYDLLRMFGHEGVAAENGKNRTLRVS; this is encoded by the coding sequence GTGGAATTTCTGACTGATGAGCAGGCTGAGGCCTATGGAAGGTTCGCCGAGGAACCGACGCGGCCCGAGTTGGAGCGCTTCTTCTTCCTCGACGACGAGGACCGGAGCCTGATCGCGAAGCGGCGCGGTGACCACAACCGCCTGGGCTTCGCCCTGCAGATGTGCACGGTCCGGTACATCGGGCTGTTCCTGGAGGATCCATCGGCCGTGCCGTGGCCGGTCGTTGAGCATCTGGCGGAGCAGCTGGAAATTGAGGATCCCTCCTGCCTCAAGGAGTACACCGAGCGGCCGAAGACGGCGTATGAGCACGCGTGGGAGATCCGCGATGCGTACGGCTACCACCAGTACGAGGACCCGGCTCACGGCCGGATGTTCAGGGCGTTCCTGCACGGGCGGGCCTGGACGCACGCCGAGGGACCGGTCGCGTTGTTCAACCACGCGGCGGGTTGGCTGCGTCGGCACCGGGTGCTGCTACCCGGGGTGTACGTGCTGGCCCGGCAGGTTTCCGAGGTCCGCACCATCGCCGAGAAGCGGCTGCACGCCACCATTGCCAAGGCCGCCCTGCGGGCGGACCCGGCGCTGCCCGGGGACTTGGTTGCCACGCTGAAGACACCGGAGGGCACCCGGTACTCGGAACTGGAGCGGATGCGTCGACCGCCAACACGGACCACCGGCACCGCGATGAAGGGTGCGTTGCAGCGGGTTGAGGACATAGCCGCCTTCGGGTTGGGCCGGCTGAAGCTGGAACAGATACCGCCGAACCGGCTCTCCGTGCTGGCCCGGTACGGGCTGGGCACCAAGGCCCCGAAGTTGGAGCGGACCGCCGAACCCAAGCGCACGGCAATACTCACCGCGGTGATGCGCCATCTGGAGGCCAATGCGATCGATGATGCCCTGGACCTGTTCGAGATCCTGATGGCGACCAGGCTGATCAGCACCGCGAAGCGCTCCACGGACAAGCAGCGACTGTCCACCCTGCCGCAGCTGGAGAAGGCATCTCGGATCGTGGCACGGGCGGCGAAGGTGTTCATCGAGAAGCTGGAGTCCATCGAGGAGGCCGGTGGTGATGTGGATGTGGCCGCACTGTGGCAGGCATTGGAAGAGGTCGCACCCCGGTCGGTGATGTCGGGCGCGGCGGCCACCGTGGTGACCTTGGTGCCCCAAGACGGCGATTCGGCGCAGAGCGCACTGCGCGGGGCGTTGGCGCTACGCTACAACACCGTCAAGCCGTTCCTGTCTCTGTTGGGTGAGACCTCGGCGCTGGAGGCCGCGACCGGAGGGGTACGTATCTTGGCCGGGGTGAAGAAACTGCCCGCACTTTCGCGTCGGAAGGTCGGCGAGAAGCCGCTGCTGTCCCGGGAGATCGACGACACGCTTGTGCCGCCCCACTGGCGCAAGGCGGTATATGCGAACGCCGAGCTGCCGGAGGGGATGGTGGACCGCGACGCGTACGTGGTGTGTGTCCTGGAACAGCTCTTCCGCGCCCTGAAGCGTCGGGATATCTTCGCCTCTCCCTCGCACCGCTGGTCGGACCCACGTGCCCGCCTGCTCATGGGCACGGGTTGGGAGGCGGTGCGCGAGGACATCCTGGCCGGCCTGAGCCTGGAGGAGGATGCCGAGCAGCACCTGCGGGAGCTGGTCGAGGTACTGGATGCCACCTGGAGGCAGATGGCCGAGCGCCTCGAAGCAGCCGGTGATGACGCGAAGATCAGCATCGAGGTGCAGCCCAGCGGGCGGGCGAAACTGAATGTGGAGAAGCTTCACGCGCTCGGTGAGCCGAAGTCGCTGGCGTGGCTGCGCGGATGGGTGGAGAAGATGCTCCCGAATATCGACCTGCCGGACCTGCTCTTCGAGGTGAACGCCTGGACCGGATTCCTGGACGCCTTCGTGCACCTGGGCGATGGCAAGACCCGGATGAATGACCTGAGCACCTCGATCGTCGCGCTGCTTGTCTCGGAAGCCTGCAACATCGGCATGACCCCGGTGATCAACCCGGGCCAAGAGGCACTCACCCGCTCCCGGCTGGTCCACGTTGACCAGTACTACCTGCGCACCACCACCATCGCCGCGGCGAACGCTGCATTGATCGAAGCCCAGGCCCGGGTACCCATCGTGCAGTTCTGGGGCCAGGGCCTGCTCGCCTCCGTCGATGGCTTGCGCTTCGTCGTTCCCGTGCGCACCATCAACGCCGCGCCCTCGCCGAAGTACTTCGCGAAGAAGAAGGGCATCACCTGGCTGAACGCGATCAACGACCAGGTGGCCGGCATCGGACAGATGGTGGTGCCCGGCACCCCACGTGACTCCCTGTTCATCCTGGACGCCCTGTTGAACTTGGACGGCGGGGTGAAGCCGGAGATGGTTGCCACCGACAACGCCTCCTACTCCGACATGGTCTTCGGCCTTTTCAAGATGCTCGGCTACCGCTTCTCCCCGCGTTTCAGGGACCTCGAAGACCAACGCTTCTGGAAGGCCCAAATGCCCGGCGCCGAGCCGGCAGAGAGCTACGGACCGCTGGAGGGCCTGACCCGCAACAACAAAGTGAACGTGAAAAAGGTGCTCACGGCTTGGCCGGACATGCTGCGGGTGGCCGGCTCGCTGGTCACCAACCAGGTGCGAGCCTATGACCTGTTGCGGATGTTCGGGCACGAGGGGGTCGCCGCAGAAAACGGAAAAAATCGTACGCTAAGGGTGAGCTGA